One Pseudobutyrivibrio xylanivorans genomic window, TTCTTTTGAAAAAGGAGACCGTGTAAATGGTATATGATGGAGTATAATATTCTGAGCTTTTAATTTTTCAATCCGTTTTTCATCAGCATATTTGCTGCAATTACATGCGCAATGAACTTCATATCCCATTCCCTGCAAAATATTAATATCATTGATTTCAAATGTTGCGAGAAATCCGACTATTGTAGATACCATTAATGCCTTTTTTTTCACTATTTATCTCCTAGCATTCTTTAATAATCTACTTGTACCAATAAAACTATCTGACTGACCTGTTATAATTATGAAATCTGGAATAAAATCCGCTCCAAGCCTAATGTGTAGAGGAACAAATTTATATGCCCGAAATGGTTGGCCTATGGAAGTTTTCAATATCCAGCCACGTTTTTCAAGGTAGGCCTGAAATTCATCTTCGCTTGTATTTTGATTCTATGAGATTACTAAGTGAATATTTACGCATGTTACACGCGTCCTTTGATGATTTTCCCCAACATATCCGCAATTTCACCAGGACTCCCATGTCCAGGGTATACTGTTCTCGCACTCTTACTTAATTTTCTCAGCCTCGGTACATCCTCTGCCCAGAAACGCTTTGTACTCCCCCTCGGGAAGCTAGTAACAGTCGGGATTCCTAGCAACGTATCTCCAGAAAATAAATACTCATTATCCAGGATGACTAGCAATCCATCATCTCCGTGACCATAAACCGCTTCAAGTACAACCTTGTGTCCATACCACTCAAACTCTTTTATCACATCAAATGTGTCATCGGCTTTCTCGCAGGTAAATGGCTCTATTTTAACATTTCGCTTGACTTCTCCATCATAGAAGCTCACAAACGTTGTCGCGATAGCAGACATATTGCGATGAACATTACCAAGGTACTCACTACATTTTTCTGTGGAAATAGCCTTCACATCTGACCTCAATTCACGAATCTTATTAAGCCCCACGATATGATCAAAATGGCAATGCGTCACGATCACAATTAAATCCTTGAGCACTGCTATCGTATCAAATAAATCTTGGCTATCCACTGCATCCACTAGTAACCCATGCCCATCTTCAACTACTAGCCAGGAATTGGAATCGACCACATCCCAGGTAAACTGCTTTATTTCCAAATTCAACTCTCCAAAGTAAGATGAATATCTTTAGATTTTCAGATTTAACCCATAAAATCCATAATATCTCTAACGGTTTTAAATGCTTTTATTCCATCACTTGTAAGTGTCTTCCCACACTCATCATCCATCAGAACTATTAGTGATAGCTTGGTCATTGAGTCCCAATTTTCTATTTCATCAACGGACATTTCAGCTGACAAATCCTCTACTTCGCACTCAAATAAATCTGCCAATAATTCTAATTTAATTTCATCAGTCATTCTAAAATCCTCCATATATTTATTCCTTCATATTATCTTTTTCTATATTCAAGAGGATAACATTCCTCCATCAACACCTATGTTTGAACCTGTAATAAATCTTGACGCATTTGATAACAAAAATGCTATCACTTCTGCTACATCCGCCGGCTCTCCTAGTCCCAAATACTGACGATACATCCTTACCTCCGCATCATAACTATCGCCTGCATTGTCTTTGAATTTTTCATATATGTCAGTATTAATCATTCCTGGGCACACAGTGTTTGCTCTCACACCATCTTTAGCAAATTCCTTGGCAAAGCACCTCACCACAGCATCCATTGCGGCCTTAGATGCACAATATGCGGTTTTGGTTTGATTCCCAAGTGTAGACGATATAGATGACACACCAACAATACTTAATCCATCATTAAAACAATTCTTCTTTGTTATGCATCTGGTTATTTCTACAAATGAATTAAAATTGATATTCATAACCTCACTCAAATGAC contains:
- a CDS encoding MBL fold metallo-hydrolase, with translation MEIKQFTWDVVDSNSWLVVEDGHGLLVDAVDSQDLFDTIAVLKDLIVIVTHCHFDHIVGLNKIRELRSDVKAISTEKCSEYLGNVHRNMSAIATTFVSFYDGEVKRNVKIEPFTCEKADDTFDVIKEFEWYGHKVVLEAVYGHGDDGLLVILDNEYLFSGDTLLGIPTVTSFPRGSTKRFWAEDVPRLRKLSKSARTVYPGHGSPGEIADMLGKIIKGRV
- a CDS encoding SDR family NAD(P)-dependent oxidoreductase; amino-acid sequence: MITGASSGMGAETAILCSQLGASVILVARREEKLIEVKEKLEGNGHIIFPFDLSKVDEIEGLVKSIITESGALDGFVHSAGISSTRPLKMLKPSHLSEVMNINFNSFVEITRCITKKNCFNDGLSIVGVSSISSTLGNQTKTAYCASKAAMDAVVRCFAKEFAKDGVRANTVCPGMINTDIYEKFKDNAGDSYDAEVRMYRQYLGLGEPADVAEVIAFLLSNASRFITGSNIGVDGGMLSS
- a CDS encoding acyl carrier protein, translated to MTDEIKLELLADLFECEVEDLSAEMSVDEIENWDSMTKLSLIVLMDDECGKTLTSDGIKAFKTVRDIMDFMG